Below is a genomic region from Deinococcus misasensis DSM 22328.
AGCACAAACTCAGAGCCGGGCACAGGTTTGGGGGCAGCGCGACCAGAGGCGTCGGGTTCGCCCAGAGCCATCTTCACGCATTCGAGGCCCAGCACCCTCCCCTCTTCGGTGAGGACTTTCACAGGCTGGGTCAGGAAGCTGTACTGGATGCCTTCTTTCAGGGCAAAGTGGTATTCGTGCTCGTAGGCGGTCATTTCGCTTTCGGTGCGGCGGTAAACCATGTTCACGTCTGCTCCAGCACGTCTGGCAATGGTGGCGGCGTCAATGGCGGTGTTTCCTGCACCGATCACCACCACGTTGTCTCCCACGCGCAGGTCTTCAAAGTGAATTTTGCTGTCCTCAATGAACTTCAGGCCGTCTTGCAGGTATTCTTCGCCGGGAATGCCCATGGCTGGCACCGCCCCGAGGCCCACCGCCAGAAACACCGCATCATGCTCTGACAGCAGAGCGTCAAAGGCTTCTCTGGTGTCGATGCTGTGCCCGGTTTTCACCTCCACGCCAAGCTTCTGCACCGATTCGACTTCCCTTAAAGAAACTTCGACGGGTTCACGCAGCACGATGATGCCGTAGGTGGAGAGCCCGCCAGCCAGTTCACGTTTTTCATACAGTGTGACGGCATACCCCAGTTTGGCAAGTTCAGCGCTGCAGGAGATCCCGGCCGGGCCAGAGCCCACCACGGCCACTTTCAGACCGTTGCTTTCTCCGGGCTGGAACACCTCAATGCCCCGTTCCTGCACGTGGTCCACGGCATACCTCTGGAGGCGTCCGATCTGGATGGGTTTGTGGTCTTTGCCCAGCACGCAGGCCCCTTCGCAGAGTTCTTGCACCGGGCACACGCGCCCACAGGTTCCTCCCAGAAAGTTGGATTCCAGAATGGTTTTTGCACTTCCCCGCACGTTGCCAGAGGCAATCTTTTTGATGAAGGTGGGAATGTCGATGTGGGTCGGGCAGGCCTGGATGCAGGGGGCATCGTAACAGTACAGGCAGCGGTTGGCTTCGGTGAGCGCTTCATGCTGCGTGAGGGGAGGGAAGGATTCCTGAAAACCGGAGGATGGATCTTTATGCATCAAACACAACCTCTCTGACCTGTTCCGAAAGTTGCCCTGAACTTGCGGCAAACAGGTCTGTTCTTGGATCTGGTTTTTTCGGGAATGGTTCGCGCCCTCACTGGAGCCGACTTAACCTCTGGGGCATATTATAAGTTTGTGATTTAAACACTGTCAAGCAAAATTCAAAATCTGTAATCCAGATTTTTCCGTTCAAAATATGGTCTTTCGTGTTTTTCAAAAACTTTTTGACAGAGTGTCCAAAAAATTCAGAAGCTTTTGCAATGCATAATTATAGAAAGCCTTGTGGACTTTCTCATTCAAAAACACATGACCTGCTTCACCCGAGGGAACAGCCGGAGCAACACGAAAACAATAGGGTGACTCCAGCTTATTCGATTGGCAAAGCAGGATCAATTGGTCGGCAGATCGGCGGGTTCTGTCTCAGGCAAATCTGCCTTCAGAATCAGGTTCTGGGACAGGTCGCTCTGGATCTGGTTGCGTCCCTGACGTTTGGCCTGATACAGCAACTGGTCGGCCCGTTCGAGGGTTTCTTGCAACAGTTGACAGGCAGGCAAGATGGTCAGGCCTCCGCTGGTGGTGACTTTTCTTGAAATGGGAAAAATGTGCTCTTCGATGGTCTGGCGGATGCGCTCGGCAATGGTGGAAGACTTCTGGGTCTCAATGCGCCGCAAAACCACCAGAAATTCTTCCCCGCCCAGACGGTACACCCGGTCGTAACCCCGAGTGGAGCTTTTCAAAAGGGCTGCCGTTTGCTTCAAGACCTCATCGCCCATGGCATGCCCGAAGGTGTCGTTGACGCTTTTGAATTGGTCGAGGTCCAGCACCAGAAAGGCATCCCCCGGTGCGAACAGCAAACGGTCTGCCTCGAATTGACGCCGATTCAGCAGACCTGTCAGGGGGTCCAGAGCAGATTCGGCCTTCAGGTGCTCGGTGGCTTTCAGGTACCTTAGGCGGGAATGCACAATGCTGGCCGCCCCCCAGAAGCCCAGCAGGTTGGCTGCGTAATACCACGGAAACACACTCCAGAAGAGGTTCCCCTCGTCTAGAGTGGCAACGGCCAGTCCGACCCCTCCGACCAGAAACACCAGCAAAGGGGCACGCATGTAGATGCGGGTGGGCACCACACGGTTCTGGTAAGGCAAACGCAGCAAGGCCATGGTCATCAGGCACAACCCTGCACCCGTAACGGAGGGCAGCAAGGGCAACTCTGGCATGAACATCCACTGAAACAGAATGAACGGGGCCGTGGAAAGCAAACCATATCCAACGCCGTACCGCAGGGTGATCAGGAGCAAAGGCACCATCCGCAAATCGATCAGGTGTTCCTGCTGGGTTTCGATGC
It encodes:
- a CDS encoding NAD(P)-dependent oxidoreductase is translated as MHKDPSSGFQESFPPLTQHEALTEANRCLYCYDAPCIQACPTHIDIPTFIKKIASGNVRGSAKTILESNFLGGTCGRVCPVQELCEGACVLGKDHKPIQIGRLQRYAVDHVQERGIEVFQPGESNGLKVAVVGSGPAGISCSAELAKLGYAVTLYEKRELAGGLSTYGIIVLREPVEVSLREVESVQKLGVEVKTGHSIDTREAFDALLSEHDAVFLAVGLGAVPAMGIPGEEYLQDGLKFIEDSKIHFEDLRVGDNVVVIGAGNTAIDAATIARRAGADVNMVYRRTESEMTAYEHEYHFALKEGIQYSFLTQPVKVLTEEGRVLGLECVKMALGEPDASGRAAPKPVPGSEFVLPCDQVIKAIGQEKPALAVTLGLELDKGYIKTDDSLQTSIPKVYAGGDCIRAKGTASTVMAVQDGKIAAASIHEALSVRKEVAHG
- a CDS encoding GGDEF domain-containing protein, producing MLAILDSLFINVCMVVALGYLLSLTYQDWRLEKRPSVLLLRSFFASVGSIVLLYHGIETQQEHLIDLRMVPLLLITLRYGVGYGLLSTAPFILFQWMFMPELPLLPSVTGAGLCLMTMALLRLPYQNRVVPTRIYMRAPLLVFLVGGVGLAVATLDEGNLFWSVFPWYYAANLLGFWGAASIVHSRLRYLKATEHLKAESALDPLTGLLNRRQFEADRLLFAPGDAFLVLDLDQFKSVNDTFGHAMGDEVLKQTAALLKSSTRGYDRVYRLGGEEFLVVLRRIETQKSSTIAERIRQTIEEHIFPISRKVTTSGGLTILPACQLLQETLERADQLLYQAKRQGRNQIQSDLSQNLILKADLPETEPADLPTN